Proteins encoded within one genomic window of Spirulina major PCC 6313:
- a CDS encoding CHAT domain-containing protein encodes MGSERHKQDYFRTISGSTDSVISLNIQTAPTNPEAGNLALTTILRRKGRILDAVSNNIQLLRDNLTPENQRLLDNLSAKRSELAAVLFRPPATITDTYRQRIATLKGEADRLETQLARASDEFRIQSEPVTIEGIQSLIPTDAALIEIVQYRPYDPKTNEYSDPHYAAYILPANGSPQWLDLGPAAPINTAAQNLRQELDNPHDLTAAQRRGRELDALLMEPIRAKLGNAQHLLISPDSQLNLIPFAALVNPQNQYLLETHQITYLTTGRDLKRLQLNPKPQSPPLIVADPDYGQSEAGPFIATNNRAAQRSQDLANLRFGDLPGTAAEAEALTATLPNATILTRNAATENAIKQVQGPEILHIATHGFFLEDVERVAASDFGSGFDARGLIDVRPRPGSTPRPRGPVENPLLRSGLALAGFNSRQSGAEDGALTALEVAGLNLRGTQLAILSACETGIGEVANGEGVYGLRRALTIAGSESQVISLWKVADEETKDLMVDYYQRLQQGAGRSDALRQVQLAMAQSANNAHPYYWAAFIPSGDWRPMSH; translated from the coding sequence ATTGGTTCCGAACGCCACAAACAAGACTATTTCCGCACCATCTCCGGTTCAACCGACTCCGTCATTTCTCTCAACATCCAAACTGCCCCCACCAACCCCGAAGCCGGAAACCTCGCTCTTACCACCATCCTCCGTCGTAAAGGTCGCATCCTTGATGCCGTCAGCAACAACATCCAACTCCTGCGCGATAATCTAACGCCTGAAAATCAACGCCTCCTGGATAACCTCAGCGCCAAACGTAGCGAACTTGCTGCCGTTCTCTTTCGTCCGCCTGCAACGATCACTGACACCTATCGCCAACGGATCGCCACCCTCAAAGGCGAAGCCGATCGCCTCGAAACCCAACTCGCCCGCGCCAGCGATGAATTCCGCATCCAGAGCGAACCCGTCACCATCGAAGGTATCCAGAGCCTAATCCCTACCGATGCCGCCCTGATCGAAATCGTTCAGTATCGCCCCTACGATCCCAAAACCAACGAATATTCAGACCCCCACTACGCTGCCTATATCCTCCCGGCCAACGGCTCACCCCAATGGCTCGACCTCGGCCCCGCCGCCCCCATCAACACCGCCGCCCAAAACCTCCGCCAAGAACTCGACAACCCCCACGACCTCACCGCCGCCCAACGACGGGGACGGGAACTCGATGCCCTCCTCATGGAGCCGATCCGCGCCAAACTCGGCAACGCCCAACATCTGCTCATTTCCCCCGATAGCCAACTCAACCTGATCCCCTTCGCTGCCCTCGTTAACCCACAAAATCAATACCTCCTCGAAACCCACCAGATCACCTACCTCACCACCGGCCGCGACCTCAAACGCCTCCAACTCAACCCCAAACCCCAATCCCCGCCCCTCATCGTTGCCGACCCCGACTATGGCCAATCAGAAGCAGGCCCATTCATAGCGACGAATAATCGCGCCGCCCAGCGTTCCCAAGACCTGGCAAACCTGCGATTTGGCGACCTCCCCGGCACAGCCGCCGAAGCCGAAGCCCTCACCGCCACCCTACCCAACGCCACGATTCTCACCCGTAACGCAGCCACCGAAAACGCCATCAAACAAGTCCAAGGCCCCGAAATTCTCCACATTGCCACCCACGGCTTCTTTTTAGAAGATGTGGAACGGGTAGCGGCTTCCGATTTCGGTTCAGGTTTTGATGCGCGGGGTCTCATTGATGTGCGTCCCCGTCCCGGTTCCACACCCCGCCCCCGTGGCCCAGTAGAGAATCCCTTACTGCGATCGGGTTTAGCCTTGGCGGGGTTTAATTCACGCCAGAGCGGGGCAGAAGATGGCGCACTCACCGCGTTAGAGGTGGCGGGTCTGAATTTGCGGGGGACACAGTTGGCGATTCTTTCCGCCTGTGAAACCGGCATCGGTGAAGTGGCCAATGGCGAAGGAGTCTATGGGTTGCGGCGTGCCCTGACCATTGCCGGCTCCGAAAGCCAAGTGATTAGCCTCTGGAAAGTGGCGGATGAGGAAACCAAAGATTTAATGGTGGATTATTATCAACGCTTGCAACAGGGAGCCGGTCGCAGTGATGCCCTGCGACAGGTGCAGCTAGCCATGGCGCAAAGTGCCAACAATGCCCACCCCTACTATTGGGCAGCATTCATTCCATCAGGGGATTGGCGACCTATGTCACATTGA
- a CDS encoding CHASE3 domain-containing protein encodes MKLININAQAKTWKLRTMMALGLGLVALINMIVSAIAYSTNSSVIKTITSVGHTHEVKSNIRLLEKVLVDAETGQRGFIFAGSDSFLEPYDQSLEAIDRVFQDLYQLTSDNPLQTQNLDDLRPIIDEKIAELNQTIRLKKSRQEEQLMALVKSELGKRLMDEIRSRLHEMYEIEDELLLVRQSDAMQARRWMQFSLLSGTISLLFLIFFIYRLIENNVILPIEDVALSLTSMSSQLASTIEEQENVTSQQAASMSQTTATISELAASSQHMASQAESSSAQGKQVITLTETGQDSMQSSIQKVTILHDNSEKITHHTQRLESQTAQIGLISNLVSEIAMQTELLALNAAIEAVRAGENGKGFGVVASEIRKLADQSKHSATQINGLVQEIKQSITATTKVTAVGTEKINQLMEVLQSNAAIFETVVTAVHTVVLNSQQIAANVKQQDIALQQITEVVTSINQGAAQTVIGIGETRTSTEQLKHNALTLSNLV; translated from the coding sequence ATGAAGCTGATCAACATCAACGCTCAAGCTAAAACCTGGAAACTCAGAACAATGATGGCTTTGGGTTTGGGACTGGTCGCATTGATTAACATGATTGTCAGTGCGATCGCCTATTCAACTAACAGTAGCGTGATCAAAACCATTACCTCTGTTGGTCATACCCACGAGGTCAAGTCTAACATTCGCCTCCTCGAAAAAGTGTTAGTGGATGCAGAAACCGGTCAACGGGGCTTTATTTTCGCAGGCAGTGACAGCTTTCTAGAACCGTATGATCAAAGTCTTGAAGCTATTGATCGTGTCTTTCAAGATCTGTATCAGTTAACCAGTGATAACCCGCTACAAACTCAAAATTTAGATGATCTAAGACCTATCATTGATGAAAAAATAGCCGAACTCAATCAAACCATTCGTCTTAAAAAAAGTAGGCAAGAAGAACAACTGATGGCACTGGTGAAATCTGAGCTTGGTAAGCGATTGATGGATGAAATTCGATCTAGGCTTCATGAGATGTATGAGATTGAAGATGAATTGCTGCTAGTCCGACAAAGTGACGCTATGCAGGCAAGACGATGGATGCAATTTTCGCTCTTGTCTGGGACGATCAGCCTATTATTCTTAATCTTTTTCATCTATCGATTGATTGAAAATAACGTCATTCTACCCATCGAAGATGTTGCGCTAAGCTTAACATCCATGTCGTCTCAATTGGCGAGTACGATTGAAGAACAGGAAAATGTTACGAGTCAGCAGGCTGCTTCCATGAGCCAAACGACAGCAACCATTAGTGAACTGGCCGCCTCTTCTCAACATATGGCGAGTCAAGCGGAATCGAGTTCTGCCCAAGGAAAACAAGTGATTACGCTCACGGAAACGGGTCAGGATTCGATGCAATCTTCAATCCAGAAAGTCACGATCTTGCACGATAATTCTGAAAAAATCACCCACCATACACAACGTCTTGAATCCCAAACGGCTCAAATTGGTTTGATTTCTAATTTGGTGAGTGAGATTGCGATGCAAACGGAGTTGTTGGCGTTAAATGCCGCGATTGAGGCGGTGCGGGCGGGGGAGAATGGCAAGGGGTTTGGGGTTGTTGCGTCTGAAATTCGGAAGCTGGCGGATCAAAGTAAGCATTCAGCAACTCAAATCAATGGCTTGGTTCAAGAGATTAAACAGTCGATTACGGCAACGACGAAAGTTACCGCAGTCGGGACAGAAAAAATCAATCAATTAATGGAGGTGCTGCAATCCAATGCGGCGATTTTTGAAACGGTGGTGACTGCTGTGCATACGGTGGTGCTCAATTCTCAACAAATTGCCGCCAATGTGAAGCAGCAAGATATTGCCTTGCAACAAATTACGGAGGTGGTGACGAGTATTAACCAAGGGGCGGCCCAAACGGTGATTGGTATTGGTGAAACGCGCACGAGTACGGAACAGTTAAAGCACAATGCGCTGACGTTGTCGAATTTGGTTTGA
- a CDS encoding diguanylate cyclase, which produces MTLTSFDPSHFLIMVVDDTPPNLKVMGSILESVGYKTTFAISGQQVLDRLATLKPDLILLDWMMPEMDGLEVCQKLQRHPDYSHIPIIFLTARQDRESCVQAFNSGAVDYITKPFNRSELLARVRTHLRLKDLSDRLQKSLTEVEILARTDSLTGILNRRSLFEFAAAEFQRAHRYDVIFSVIIFDVDHFKTVNDRYGHLIGDVVLKVIAAKVQSQLRSLDGFGRYGGEEFVIVLPESNLTAAATLGNRLCTSLSTLKLPDLDPAPQITASFGVATYTATDHSIDDLFSRADQALYYAKQAGRNCCYANITHPTSHHLNCTQLAQDCH; this is translated from the coding sequence ATGACCTTAACCTCCTTTGATCCGTCTCATTTTCTGATTATGGTGGTGGATGACACACCACCTAATCTCAAGGTCATGGGTAGTATTTTAGAAAGCGTTGGGTACAAAACCACCTTTGCCATCAGTGGACAGCAAGTCCTCGATCGCCTCGCCACCCTCAAACCCGATCTCATCCTTTTAGATTGGATGATGCCTGAAATGGATGGCCTCGAAGTCTGCCAAAAACTACAACGCCATCCGGACTATTCCCACATTCCGATTATCTTCCTCACCGCTCGCCAAGATCGTGAATCCTGCGTCCAAGCCTTTAACAGCGGTGCGGTAGACTACATCACCAAACCCTTTAACCGCTCGGAACTCTTAGCACGGGTGCGCACTCATCTCCGCCTCAAAGATCTCAGCGATCGCCTCCAAAAATCCCTCACCGAAGTTGAAATCCTCGCCCGCACCGACTCCCTCACCGGCATTCTCAATCGTCGTTCCCTCTTTGAATTCGCCGCCGCCGAATTTCAACGCGCCCATCGCTATGATGTGATCTTTTCGGTAATCATCTTCGATGTCGATCACTTCAAAACCGTGAACGATCGCTACGGCCATCTCATCGGAGATGTTGTCCTCAAAGTCATCGCCGCCAAAGTCCAAAGCCAACTCCGCTCCTTAGACGGCTTTGGGCGTTACGGTGGCGAAGAATTCGTCATTGTTTTACCCGAAAGTAACCTCACCGCCGCCGCCACCCTCGGCAATCGCCTCTGTACAAGTCTCAGCACCCTCAAACTCCCGGATCTCGACCCCGCCCCGCAAATCACCGCCAGTTTTGGGGTCGCCACCTACACCGCCACAGACCACAGCATTGATGATCTCTTCAGCCGTGCCGATCAAGCCCTCTACTATGCCAAACAAGCGGGACGGAACTGCTGCTACGCCAACATCACTCACCCCACCAGCCACCATCTCAACTGCACCCAACTCGCCCAAGATTGCCACTAG
- a CDS encoding AAA family ATPase gives MNLAASIYDLKLLVQSFHPIIAMETVEEERVENVLKGMTRELHIPLFEWTVNRGLYLSPGSKFAPQLNECTPDSGNPMTVYENTQKPLDMLCHLETLNRKAVYLLKDFGGYLKDDEVARQIRNLARLLRKNRGALVLTGTALELPTAIAHETVFYDLKLPGRDELYKVVSEVVRSLNQRKQQVKVELQDHELKELVRALSGMTLIQARQVVAYAALEDGKLTAEDINRILHRKAQVIQADGLLEYFPASENQANLGGFVGLKQWLKRARVGFSSEARDLKLPPPKGILIVGVQGCGKSLAAKTIAREWRLPLIKLDMGRLYDKYVGESDRNFRRAVTLAESIAPTVLWIDEIEKSLGSTDSGGSDGGLSRRLFGAFLTWLQEKSQEVFVVATANDLTQLPPELLRKGRFDEIFFVDLPDEQERAAILTIHLRSHHQPLETFDLPRLIQATHGFSGAEIEQAIVSALYRALYLKQALDTDLLILEIESTVPLSVSRREDVEHLRTTARSRFVDVKTGTRQPPTP, from the coding sequence ATGAATTTAGCCGCCAGTATTTACGATCTTAAACTGCTCGTCCAATCTTTCCATCCGATCATCGCCATGGAAACCGTGGAAGAAGAACGGGTAGAAAATGTCCTCAAAGGAATGACGCGAGAACTCCATATTCCCCTCTTTGAATGGACGGTGAATCGGGGCTTGTATCTGTCCCCCGGCAGTAAGTTCGCGCCCCAACTGAATGAATGCACCCCGGACAGTGGCAATCCGATGACGGTGTATGAAAACACCCAAAAACCCCTGGATATGCTCTGTCATCTCGAAACATTGAACCGGAAAGCGGTGTATCTGCTCAAGGATTTTGGGGGGTATTTAAAAGATGATGAGGTGGCGCGACAGATTCGGAATTTGGCGCGATTGTTGCGGAAAAATCGCGGCGCATTGGTGTTGACGGGGACAGCGTTGGAATTACCGACAGCGATCGCCCATGAGACGGTGTTTTATGATTTGAAACTGCCGGGGCGGGATGAACTGTATAAAGTGGTGTCCGAGGTGGTGCGATCGCTCAACCAACGCAAGCAACAAGTCAAAGTCGAACTCCAAGACCACGAACTCAAAGAACTCGTCCGCGCCCTCAGCGGCATGACCCTAATCCAAGCCCGCCAAGTGGTGGCCTACGCCGCCCTCGAAGACGGCAAACTCACCGCCGAGGACATTAACCGCATCCTCCACCGCAAAGCCCAAGTCATCCAAGCCGACGGCCTGCTCGAATATTTCCCCGCCTCAGAAAACCAAGCCAACCTCGGCGGCTTCGTCGGGTTGAAACAATGGCTCAAACGCGCCCGCGTCGGCTTTTCCAGCGAAGCCCGCGACCTCAAACTCCCACCCCCCAAAGGCATCTTGATCGTCGGGGTACAGGGCTGCGGTAAGTCCCTCGCCGCCAAAACCATCGCCCGCGAATGGCGTTTACCCTTGATCAAGCTGGACATGGGGCGGCTCTACGATAAATATGTCGGCGAATCCGATCGCAATTTTCGCCGCGCCGTCACCCTCGCCGAATCGATCGCGCCGACGGTGTTGTGGATTGATGAGATTGAAAAAAGTTTGGGCAGCACCGACAGCGGTGGCAGTGATGGGGGCCTGAGTCGGCGGCTGTTTGGGGCCTTCCTCACCTGGTTACAGGAAAAGTCTCAAGAGGTGTTTGTGGTGGCGACGGCCAATGATTTAACCCAACTGCCGCCGGAATTGCTGCGCAAGGGGCGATTTGATGAGATCTTTTTTGTGGATCTACCAGACGAGCAGGAGCGGGCGGCGATCCTGACGATTCACCTGCGATCGCACCATCAACCCCTCGAAACCTTCGATCTCCCCCGCCTGATCCAAGCCACCCACGGCTTCAGTGGGGCCGAAATTGAACAAGCGATCGTCTCAGCCCTCTACCGCGCCCTCTACCTCAAACAAGCCCTCGACACCGATCTCCTCATCCTCGAAATTGAATCCACCGTCCCCCTCTCCGTCTCTCGCCGCGAAGACGTGGAACACCTCCGCACCACGGCTCGCAGTCGTTTCGTCGATGTCAAAACCGGAACCCGCCAACCCCCCACCCCATAA
- a CDS encoding cupin domain-containing protein — MTCDRPLSSCRQSTRIDLNALIQAPDPYDFFTFKPHLKKLILSGAADAQHLSILWYTIPNGSVGQHYHTQTEAIYTIHGSQTDTNGVYPTGSLAFNPPGSAHAITHSSGFFLLAYASPPNFDPIAPDPTASPIQINALAPDLDTQYPFTPVHEAVSVYPIPLDPAGGIRAELVNLTAAGQYIYRGNCLLVLQGCCTLDGTPADRHHLVVTPSLDPQSYRVGGMGDRCLVLGLAFEFSA; from the coding sequence ATGACCTGCGATCGCCCGTTGTCGTCTTGCCGCCAATCCACCCGGATTGATCTCAACGCCCTGATCCAAGCCCCCGATCCCTACGACTTTTTTACCTTTAAACCGCACCTCAAAAAACTGATCCTGTCCGGAGCCGCCGATGCCCAACATCTCAGCATTCTCTGGTACACGATCCCCAATGGCAGCGTCGGACAGCACTACCACACCCAAACCGAAGCCATCTACACGATCCACGGCTCCCAAACCGATACGAATGGGGTCTATCCCACCGGCTCCCTGGCCTTCAACCCCCCCGGCAGTGCCCACGCCATCACCCACAGCAGCGGTTTTTTTCTGTTGGCCTATGCCTCCCCGCCCAATTTTGACCCCATTGCTCCCGATCCCACCGCGTCCCCCATCCAGATCAACGCCCTCGCCCCAGACCTCGATACCCAATACCCCTTTACCCCTGTTCACGAGGCTGTTTCGGTCTACCCGATCCCCCTCGATCCGGCGGGGGGCATCCGTGCCGAGTTGGTGAACCTGACCGCTGCCGGACAATATATCTATCGGGGCAATTGTCTGCTGGTGCTGCAAGGGTGTTGTACCCTCGACGGTACACCTGCGGATCGCCATCACTTGGTTGTTACCCCTAGCCTCGACCCGCAATCCTACCGAGTGGGGGGGATGGGCGATCGCTGTCTGGTGTTGGGACTTGCGTTTGAGTTCTCGGCTTGA
- a CDS encoding CHAT domain-containing protein, with the protein MSKPLALPLFLTVGSLFGAMPAVAQSIIPAADGTGTVIDYNGITYTIEGGTQAGANLFHSFAKLGLNSGEIASFLSNSTVTNILGRVTGGDPSVIHGLLQVSGADSNLYLINPAGIVFGTGARLDVGGDFWATTADRIGFEGGWWDASGANDYATLVGEPHQFAFLSETPGAIINAGTLTAGRGVHLLGGTIINTGTIQGDGVTLAAVPGERWVKVTPKGSLLSVEVPLEAIAAGIAPTDLPALLTGGAVTTEAAVVTGSVHLEGEVTGDRVDLWAADRVTVTTPAMVGGDVRVARFSEGGLNPNQAVFIDQRADQAEALLFGGAAGTVTQMVKRDKDGLAIATTQLAELSDAVGPLASVAIVAEGNAGNFWFGNQWITSETVQDYQTQLQTWSDSLTAGADLLLYSCFTALGATGDALMTSLADFTGADVAASLNATGSANYGADWGLERSTGAIEAHNPFPVTTLEQWSGKLATLTVTNYDDAGVGTLRSQIAAAAAGDTVTFADASRSVQLNSEIAWATDNLTIDGNGATVSGQNRTRVFNIAADTATLQNIRIQNGRVAGNGAGINHTGTGALTLDQVRLRNNQATGSGGGIYSDSGTVTIANHDGNLDLDLYGRNRVSLGGTGRILLTGDVQTNEALTLTAATTIDITGLTLTAGNVTLTAGDQIRTGDLKTVATPDGAMGAIALTAANRITTGSLDTSSATGGGAITLTAGRRIATGAIATTATTSGNAGAVSLRAAQTIQTGAINTEARVGRGGDVTLNTLGFMQIDGAIARSLFSEINDFPVEVSISTAGRTAAGAWNSGQVNILHGGLNPFRVGEAVRSNRSGTSGWITTGLTTLETGIYEQNLDFGDLRIRRQCPVICDNDEDFVGGMDDLNPSDRYVEQPRAHSPAIQIRTNTVNSLGDPKIIATLSQIDRLMSQDYTAAFQQLAGAQTPQTSSSDAEEGDRTDVFAQLLNNQGTPNQTNTPDLAELFTYIREQTGTSYGFIYALSLPDAIELILITPDSKVIRQIIPEADRATLNRTVTTFRRRIQGLGNGYQTSASQLYDWLIRPLEPYLADLDVDTLVFSMSEALRTIPLAALYDGERFLVEKYSLGQVPSLSLTDRTYRSVQNPTVLAMGASEFDRLQDLPSVPLELQSITQNPTSRAFLNQDFTLENLRTYSRDRTFNVIHLATHAAFQPDQLDQAYIQLWDERLLISDLRTLGWNNAPPVELLVLSACDTAFDDPTVELGFAGLAVQAGVKSALASLWQVSDLGTLGLMDQFYAQLNAPTPLIKAEALRQAQLNLLRGQTTIRDGAIANLDLPPGLAQYDLDLTHPFYWSGFTLVGSPW; encoded by the coding sequence ATGTCTAAACCCCTTGCTCTGCCTCTATTTCTCACTGTGGGTAGCCTTTTCGGTGCAATGCCGGCAGTGGCCCAATCCATCATCCCCGCCGCCGATGGCACGGGCACAGTGATTGACTACAACGGCATAACCTACACCATTGAGGGGGGAACTCAAGCAGGGGCGAATCTGTTCCATAGTTTTGCGAAATTGGGGTTAAATTCGGGTGAAATCGCCAGTTTTTTGAGTAATTCGACGGTGACGAATATTCTGGGGCGGGTGACGGGGGGCGATCCGTCGGTGATTCATGGGCTGTTGCAGGTGAGTGGCGCGGACTCTAACCTATACCTGATCAATCCGGCGGGGATTGTGTTTGGGACGGGGGCGCGGCTGGATGTGGGGGGGGATTTCTGGGCGACGACGGCCGATCGCATTGGTTTTGAGGGGGGCTGGTGGGATGCGTCGGGGGCGAATGACTACGCAACGTTGGTGGGGGAGCCGCATCAGTTTGCGTTTTTGAGTGAAACGCCGGGGGCCATTATTAATGCGGGGACGTTGACCGCCGGGCGGGGGGTGCATCTCCTCGGTGGCACGATTATCAATACGGGGACGATTCAGGGTGATGGCGTGACGTTGGCGGCGGTTCCGGGGGAACGGTGGGTGAAGGTGACTCCGAAGGGATCGCTGTTGAGTGTGGAAGTGCCGCTGGAGGCGATCGCAGCGGGGATTGCACCGACGGATTTACCGGCGTTGTTGACGGGGGGCGCGGTGACCACTGAGGCGGCGGTGGTGACGGGTTCGGTGCATTTAGAAGGGGAGGTGACGGGGGATCGGGTGGATCTGTGGGCGGCGGATCGGGTGACGGTGACGACTCCGGCAATGGTCGGGGGTGATGTGCGGGTGGCGCGGTTCAGCGAGGGGGGGCTGAATCCGAATCAGGCGGTGTTTATTGATCAGCGGGCGGATCAGGCGGAGGCGCTGCTGTTTGGAGGGGCGGCGGGGACGGTGACGCAGATGGTGAAACGGGATAAAGACGGGCTGGCGATCGCAACGACACAGTTAGCCGAATTGAGTGATGCCGTGGGCCCCTTGGCATCGGTGGCGATCGTGGCGGAGGGGAATGCGGGGAATTTTTGGTTTGGGAATCAGTGGATTACGAGCGAGACGGTGCAGGACTATCAAACCCAGTTGCAAACCTGGTCGGATTCTCTGACGGCGGGGGCAGATCTGCTGTTGTATAGCTGTTTTACGGCCTTGGGGGCGACGGGGGATGCGCTGATGACCAGTTTGGCCGATTTCACGGGAGCAGATGTAGCCGCATCGCTCAATGCTACCGGCAGCGCCAACTATGGCGCGGATTGGGGATTAGAACGCAGCACGGGGGCCATTGAGGCGCACAATCCCTTTCCGGTGACCACCCTAGAGCAATGGTCGGGGAAATTAGCCACCCTGACCGTGACGAACTATGACGATGCGGGGGTGGGAACGTTGCGATCGCAAATCGCCGCCGCTGCCGCTGGGGATACGGTCACTTTTGCCGATGCCTCTCGTTCAGTGCAGTTAAACAGTGAAATCGCTTGGGCCACGGATAACCTGACGATTGACGGCAATGGGGCGACGGTGAGCGGTCAGAATCGCACCCGTGTATTTAATATTGCCGCCGATACCGCAACGCTCCAAAATATCCGGATTCAAAATGGCCGGGTGGCGGGCAATGGGGCGGGGATTAACCATACCGGGACGGGGGCGTTAACCCTCGATCAGGTGCGGCTCCGCAATAATCAAGCCACGGGATCGGGGGGCGGGATTTATAGTGATTCCGGCACAGTGACGATCGCCAATCATGATGGCAATTTAGACCTTGACCTCTATGGGCGCAATCGGGTGTCTTTGGGGGGAACGGGGCGGATTTTGTTAACGGGGGATGTGCAGACTAACGAGGCCCTGACCTTAACCGCCGCCACCACGATCGACATCACCGGCTTAACCTTAACAGCAGGCAATGTGACCTTGACGGCGGGGGATCAAATTCGCACGGGGGATTTAAAAACCGTGGCAACTCCAGACGGAGCAATGGGTGCGATCGCCCTCACCGCAGCCAATCGGATTACCACCGGCTCCCTAGATACGAGCAGCGCCACCGGCGGCGGGGCAATTACCCTCACCGCTGGCCGCCGCATCGCCACCGGCGCGATCGCCACCACCGCCACCACCAGCGGCAATGCCGGCGCGGTGAGCCTGCGGGCCGCTCAAACGATTCAGACCGGCGCAATCAATACCGAAGCCCGCGTGGGACGTGGGGGAGATGTCACCCTCAATACCTTGGGGTTTATGCAAATCGATGGCGCGATCGCCCGTAGTCTGTTCAGTGAAATTAATGATTTTCCCGTGGAGGTCAGCATTTCCACCGCCGGGCGAACCGCTGCCGGAGCGTGGAACAGTGGGCAGGTCAATATTCTCCATGGGGGATTAAATCCCTTCCGCGTCGGCGAAGCGGTGCGCAGTAATCGCAGCGGCACATCCGGGTGGATCACCACAGGCTTAACCACCCTGGAAACGGGCATTTACGAACAGAATTTGGACTTCGGGGATTTGCGAATTCGCCGCCAATGTCCCGTGATTTGCGACAATGACGAGGATTTTGTGGGGGGGATGGACGACCTTAACCCATCCGATCGCTACGTGGAGCAACCGAGGGCCCATTCTCCCGCGATTCAAATCCGCACCAATACTGTTAACTCCCTGGGTGATCCCAAAATCATCGCAACCCTGTCCCAAATTGATCGGCTCATGAGTCAGGACTATACCGCCGCCTTTCAACAACTCGCCGGCGCTCAGACCCCTCAAACCAGTAGCAGTGATGCCGAGGAGGGCGATCGCACCGATGTTTTTGCCCAACTCTTGAACAATCAAGGCACACCTAACCAAACCAACACCCCCGACCTCGCCGAACTCTTCACCTACATTCGGGAACAAACCGGCACATCCTACGGCTTCATCTATGCGTTGAGCTTACCCGATGCCATAGAACTGATCTTAATCACCCCCGATAGCAAAGTCATCCGTCAGATCATTCCCGAAGCCGATCGCGCCACCCTCAACCGCACCGTCACCACCTTCCGCCGTCGGATTCAGGGGTTAGGAAATGGGTATCAAACCTCAGCCAGCCAGCTTTACGATTGGTTAATTCGCCCCCTGGAGCCGTATCTAGCCGACCTTGATGTTGATACCCTGGTGTTTTCCATGAGCGAAGCCCTGCGGACAATTCCCCTCGCGGCGCTCTACGATGGTGAGCGGTTCCTCGTTGAAAAATACAGCCTCGGCCAAGTCCCCAGCCTCAGCCTCACCGATCGCACCTATCGCTCGGTGCAAAATCCCACCGTCCTCGCCATGGGTGCATCGGAGTTTGACCGGTTGCAAGACCTGCCCAGCGTCCCCCTCGAACTCCAAAGCATCACCCAAAACCCCACTAGCCGAGCCTTTCTCAACCAAGACTTTACCCTGGAAAATTTACGCACCTATAGCCGCGATCGCACCTTTAACGTCATCCACCTCGCCACCCATGCCGCCTTTCAACCCGATCAGCTAGATCAAGCCTATATCCAACTCTGGGATGAACGATTACTCATTTCTGACCTGCGAACCCTGGGCTGGAACAATGCGCCGCCGGTAGAATTGCTGGTGCTTAGTGCCTGTGACACTGCGTTTGATGATCCAACCGTGGAACTGGGGTTTGCGGGGTTGGCGGTGCAGGCGGGGGTCAAGTCTGCCCTGGCGAGTCTGTGGCAAGTGTCGGATCTGGGCACGTTGGGACTGATGGATCAATTCTATGCTCAACTCAATGCCCCCACGCCGCTAATTAAAGCCGAAGCCCTCCGCCAAGCCCAACTCAATTTGCTCCGGGGTCAAACGACCATCCGCGACGGTGCGATCGCCAATCTTGACCTCCCGCCCGGCCTCGCCCAATACGACCTCGATTTAACCCATCCTTTCTATTGGAGTGGCTTCACCTTAGTCGGCAGCCCCTGGTAG